The DNA sequence TGAAGAAAAAGTGAGGTGTTATGAGCAGAAAAAGTCGCACGAGCAGATCGAAATCAAGGGCTGCTGAACGGAAAAAAGCACGATTGAATACCGGGAGGAAGAATGATATCGGCGTACCTGATGACGGTGATCAGCAGCCCGAATGGATGGAGAATATTCTGAAGAAGGCAGCAGCAAATCACCGGATGACCTATGCTGAACTGGAGGACATGCTTCCCGACGAAATTCTGATGGCACCAGACCGGCTGGAGGAGGTGATTGCCAGTCTGGATCGTGAGGGTATTCAGATGGTTGAAAATCATGAGGTGGGCGAGGAACTGCTTCTGGCGCGGCATGGTACCCGTCCGGCGGTTCAGCGCAGCGACGATACAACCAAGGCGTATTTCCGGGAGCTGGCAAAACTGCCACTTTTGAGCCGTGATGAAGAGGTCAAGTATTCCCGGGAGATGGAAGAGGGTTACCGCGGATTGATTCAGTATCTGTTTGATTCCGTGCCGATGATGCGCCGGGTGATTGAAGAATGCCGTCCGGTTGAGGAGGGAACCAGAACGCTGGATCAGATTGCACGGGTGGAGTTTGAATGTCTTTTTGACAAGAAGGCGCTGGCACGGGAGCGAACGCGGTTCATACGCTGTCTCCGGGAGATTCAGAAAGCTGCAGACCGCCTGGAAGAGCTGCAGACAAAGAAACCGACACCAAGAGTACAAAAGGAAATCGCCGAGGTCAAACGCCGGGCATTTAATAAGATTCAGGCGCTATCCCTTCAGCATCATATCATCAACAATTTCCTTACGGAATTCAAAAATGTAGCGAATCAGGCAATCCAGCTTCAGGAGAAGGTTGACCATCTGAGGGCACGGGGTGAGACAGCTGAAGCCGAGCTTAAGGAGTTGAAGGCAAAATTAACTGAAGCCCGGAGATTTCTTGGGAAGAGACCTGCCCAACTCAAACGGATTCTGGCCGAGATGGCTGCCTGTGAGGAGCGGATTCTGGCGGCACGGGACCGGATGATTGAGGGGAATGTCCGACTCGTGATATCAATCGCAAAGCGCTACATCAACCGGGGGCTGGAGTTTGCGGATCTGCTTGAGGAGGGTAATGTCGGGTTGATTAAGGCGGTGGAAAAATTTAATTACCGGAAAGGGTTCAAATTTTCAACTTATGCGACTTGGTGGATCAAACAGGCGATCACCCGGGCGATTGCCGATCAGTCACGAACTGTCCGGGTCCCGGCACATATCATTGATGCCATTAACAAGGTGGCGAAGATTCAGCGCCGTTTTCTGCAGATCGAAGGGCGAGAGCCCACGACCGCCGAACTGGCACAGCGGCTCTCAACACCGAAGGAGAAGCTGGAACAGCTGAATAAAATCGCTCAGTTCGGAATTTCAATTGACAAACCGATTGACGACGAGGAATCCAGCTTCATCGGCGATTTCATCTATGATGACAAAACTGCTTCGCCGTCTCATGATGCTGCGGTCAAGCTGCTCCGGGAGAAGTTGGAGGAGGGGTTGAAGACCCTTACCCGGCGCGAAGAGAAGGTGCTCAGACTGCGGTTCGGACTGGGCGATAACTGCCCCCGGACGCTGGAAGAAGTCGGGCAGATTTTCAACATTACCCGCGAACGCGTCCGCCAGATTGAAGCCAAGGCGCTGCGTAAATTGCGGCATCCATTGCGACTGATGGAGCTGGAAGAAATAATGAAGCTGCTGCGATGAATCTGATTGGCATCATCTCCGATACCCACGACCATCTGATCCACGTCCGCCGGGCAATTGCACTGTTCAATGAACGCAGGGTGAATCGGGTAATTCACTGCGGTGATATTGTGGCGCGGTTTGTGCTGGAGGAGTTCAGCCGGTCTCAGGCACCGCTGACAGTTGTGCTCGGTAACTGTGATGGTGATCCGCCAGCGCTACAAGAGAGTGCCCGACGACTGGGCTTTGAATTTCATCTTCAGCCGGTGCTTCTGGAGCTGTCACAACGGCGGGTTTTCGTCAGTCATCAACCTCTGAATTCGGTACCGGAGTGCGACTTCTATCTTCATGGCCATACCCACCGGCAGCGGTATGAACCGGGAAAACCGGTAATTGTCAATCCAGGAGAAGCCTGCGGCTGGCTCTCGGGGGTGGCGTCGGTTGCAATTTTGGATCTCACTACCGGGACAGTTGAATTTCCAGAACTTGTTACGGGATGAACGGTGGATATTGAGCCCGGTCTTTATATAGTTTCAACCCCGATCGGAAACTTAGGAGATATCACTCAGCGGGCGCTGACAGTACTTGCCGGAGTGGACCTGATCGCCTGTGAGGATACTAGGAAGACCGGTCTGCTGCTAAAGAATTTCAGTATTACCAACCGGCTGATTTCCTATAATGAATACAACAAATTCCGCCGGACTCCGGAAATTCTTACTGTTCTCAGTCAACAACGGGCGGTGGCACTGGTCAGTGATGCGGGGACACCCGGAATTTCCGATCCCGGTTTTTATCTAATCCGTGCTGCAATTGAGCAGGGTATCCGGGTGATTCCAGTGCCGGGAGCGTCGGCAATTCTGGCAGCGTTGGTAGTATCAGGTCTGCCTTCTGACCGCTTTGTGTTTGAGGGATTTTTGCCGAAACGTGCCGGCCGGCGCCGGAAGCGACTGGCGGCGCTGGTAGATGAAACAAGGACGGTAATCTTTCTTGAGTCGGCAAGAAGGCTGATCCGACTGCTGAATGAGATCGGAGAGGTGCTGGGTGACCGGAGGGTGGTTGTCTGTCGGGAATTGACGAAAAAATATGAGGAGATAATTCGCGGGCGGGTTTCGGAAGTGCTGGAAGTGCTGACATCAAGGAAGATTAAGGGAGAAGTAGTTGTGGTTGTGAGTGGTTATGAGGAACGAGACCAAGGACCGAGGTAGAAGATTTCTGCGGCCGCTGGTCAAATTGTTGAACCGGTGGGCAATATCCCCATCAGCAGTGACTTGGAGTGCTCTGCCCTTGAGTATCGTAGCCGGTATTTTATTCGCCATGGGGAATTTTGTCTGGGGAGGAGTAGCTGCCATGCTGGTGGGATTGTGCGATACGGTTGACGGCGAACTCTCGCGGATGAGCGGCAGAACCTCAGTCAGCGGTGCAATCCTTGATTCTACCGTTGACCGTCTGAGCGAAGGGATAATTCTGACCGGCATTGCTCTGTATTACCAGAAAGTGAATGGCGTATATTCGGTACTGGCGATGATCACTATGCTGTTTTCC is a window from the candidate division WOR-3 bacterium genome containing:
- a CDS encoding sigma-70 family RNA polymerase sigma factor, which gives rise to MSRKSRTSRSKSRAAERKKARLNTGRKNDIGVPDDGDQQPEWMENILKKAAANHRMTYAELEDMLPDEILMAPDRLEEVIASLDREGIQMVENHEVGEELLLARHGTRPAVQRSDDTTKAYFRELAKLPLLSRDEEVKYSREMEEGYRGLIQYLFDSVPMMRRVIEECRPVEEGTRTLDQIARVEFECLFDKKALARERTRFIRCLREIQKAADRLEELQTKKPTPRVQKEIAEVKRRAFNKIQALSLQHHIINNFLTEFKNVANQAIQLQEKVDHLRARGETAEAELKELKAKLTEARRFLGKRPAQLKRILAEMAACEERILAARDRMIEGNVRLVISIAKRYINRGLEFADLLEEGNVGLIKAVEKFNYRKGFKFSTYATWWIKQAITRAIADQSRTVRVPAHIIDAINKVAKIQRRFLQIEGREPTTAELAQRLSTPKEKLEQLNKIAQFGISIDKPIDDEESSFIGDFIYDDKTASPSHDAAVKLLREKLEEGLKTLTRREEKVLRLRFGLGDNCPRTLEEVGQIFNITRERVRQIEAKALRKLRHPLRLMELEEIMKLLR
- a CDS encoding metallophosphoesterase, giving the protein MNLIGIISDTHDHLIHVRRAIALFNERRVNRVIHCGDIVARFVLEEFSRSQAPLTVVLGNCDGDPPALQESARRLGFEFHLQPVLLELSQRRVFVSHQPLNSVPECDFYLHGHTHRQRYEPGKPVIVNPGEACGWLSGVASVAILDLTTGTVEFPELVTG
- the rsmI gene encoding 16S rRNA (cytidine(1402)-2'-O)-methyltransferase; this translates as MDIEPGLYIVSTPIGNLGDITQRALTVLAGVDLIACEDTRKTGLLLKNFSITNRLISYNEYNKFRRTPEILTVLSQQRAVALVSDAGTPGISDPGFYLIRAAIEQGIRVIPVPGASAILAALVVSGLPSDRFVFEGFLPKRAGRRRKRLAALVDETRTVIFLESARRLIRLLNEIGEVLGDRRVVVCRELTKKYEEIIRGRVSEVLEVLTSRKIKGEVVVVVSGYEERDQGPR
- a CDS encoding CDP-alcohol phosphatidyltransferase family protein — protein: MSIVAGILFAMGNFVWGGVAAMLVGLCDTVDGELSRMSGRTSVSGAILDSTVDRLSEGIILTGIALYYQKVNGVYSVLAMITMLFSLLVSYVRARAEGAGRQCQVGFFERPIRVIILVFSAIVLGRRLLPLGLGVIAVGSLVTFIHRLVHVLKSQS